From the Camarhynchus parvulus chromosome 13, STF_HiC, whole genome shotgun sequence genome, one window contains:
- the NKX2-5 gene encoding homeobox protein Nkx-2.5 gives MFPSPVTSTPFSVKDILNLEQQQQQSLGSMELASLASPSCMLATFKQEAFGTEPPALPDLRDELPEPPPGKTAAAFPGSYYGKSFVEMDSAKEAKADKKELCSLHKSLEQEKRDLEDPERPRQRKRRKPRVLFSQAQVYELERRFKQQKYLSAPERDHLANVLKLTSTQVKIWFQNRRYKCKRQRQDQTLEMVGIPPPRRIAVPVLVRDGKPCLGESSPYSSPYNVSINPYSYNAYPAYTNYNSPACNANYNCNYPSMQPMQPSAPANNFMNFGVGDLNSVQAPIPQGNAGISTLHGIRAW, from the exons ATGTTCCCTAGCCCTGTGACAAGCACCCCCTTCTCGGTGAAGGATATTCTgaacctggagcagcagcagcagcagagcctgggctccATGGAGCTGGCCTCGCTGGCCTCGCCGTCCTGCATGCTGGCCACCTTCAAGCAGGAGGCGTTCGGCACCGagcccccggccctgcccgaCCTGCGGGACGAGCTGCCCGAGCCGCCCCCCGGCAAAACCGCGGCCGCCTTCCCCGGCTCCTACTACGGGAAAAGCTTCGTGGAGATGGACTCGGCCAAGGAGGCCAAGGCAGACAAGAAAG aacTGTGTTCCTTACAcaagagcctggagcaggagaaaagagacCTGGAAGACCCCGAGCGCCCCagacagaggaagaggaggaaaccTCGCGTCCTCTTTTCTCAAGCCCAAGTGTACGAACTGGAGAGAAGGTTCAAGCAGCAGAAATACCTCTCGGCCCCCGAGAGGGACCATCTAGCGAACGTCCTAAAGCTCACCTCCACTCAGGTGAAAATTTGGTTCCAGAACCGAAGGTACaaatgcaaaaggcagagaCAGGACCAGACGCTGGAAATGGTGGGGATCCCTCCCCCGCGGCGGATCGCCGTGCCGGTGCTGGTGCGCGATGGgaagccctgcctgggggaaTCTTCCCCCTACAGCTCGCCCTACAATGTCAGCATTAACCCCTACAGCTACAACGCCTACCCCGCGTACACCAACTACAACAGCCCCGCCTGCAACGCCAACTACAACTGCAACTACCCCTCCATGCAGCCCATGCAGCCCTCGGCGCCCGCCAACAACTTCATGAACTTCGGCGTGGGGGACTTGAATTCGGTGCAGGCGCCCATCCCGCAGGGCAACGCGGGCATCTCCACCTTGCACGGCATCCGAGCCTGGTAG